The DNA region GAGGGCAAAAAGATTGGTACCATCACCAGTGGTGGGCCTTCGCCGACGCTCGACCGCCCAATTGCGATGGCATACGTCGACGCCGAATTCGCGAACCTGCCGTCTTACCAGATCGATATTCGCGGCAAGATGGTGCCTGCGACGCCGACCGCCCTGCCCTTTTACAAGCGTCCCGCTCACTAACCACTAGGACTCAACTCACCATGTCACGCGATCCGTCAAAGTTGCTGTACGCCGAAACTCACGAGTGGGTGGACTTGGTCACCGATGCCGACCAATCGATCGCAACGATCGGGATCTCGGCATTCGCGATCGAACAACTCAATGATCTCGTCTACATGGACCTGCCCGAAGTCGGCAAGTCATTGACGGCGGGCGACGAATTCGGCGAAGTCGAATCGGTCAAAGCGGTCAGTCCGCTGTACAGCCCGATCGATGGCGAAGTCGTTGAAGTCCACACCGAATTGCCCGACAGCCTCGAGAAGCTCAACGACGATCCGTACAACTTCGGTTGGATCATCAAAGTGAAGGTCGGTGGCGATACGGGACGCGACAAATTGATGGATCACGCAACATACGAAAAACAATGTGGTGAAGCCGGTTGATGATTCGGCCAGGACGTTTGATCGCGTTTGCCGCTGGCGATGCCGCGGAAAATATGGCGTTGGACCAGGCGCTGTTGGAATCGATCGATGGCGGGTCGGAACCGACGCTGCGGCTGTACGGATGGCGCAGTCCGACGCTATCACTGGGATACTTTCAGTCGCATCTCGATCGCCAAACCCATGTCGAAAGTGCCGGTGTCGATTGTGTCCGCCGTGCGTCGGGTGGTGGCGCGATACTGCATGAACATGAATTGACCTACAGCTTGGCCTGGCCGATGACAGGCATGAGCGCTGGTGCGAACAAACAACTGTACCGCCAGACGCACGCAGCACTTGCCGACGCGATCGCTGATTTTGGCGTTCGAGGCGCACCGTTTTCGATGACGGGACGGAATGTTGTCGAAAGAGTGGACGGCGAATCAGAATCTGAATCTGAAACGACCGGCGACCCATTTCTTTGTTTCCAACGACGGACCGACGATGATTTGATCGTCAATGGCTACAAAGTGCTTGGAAGTGCTCAGCGAAAAGGGCGACGTGCCGTGCTCCAGCATGGTAGCTTGCTGGTTCGAGCCAGCCGGTTCGCGCCCCAGCTTCCGGGCATTTGGGATTTGGGAGGCACATCTGAATCGATTACCGA from Rubripirellula tenax includes:
- the gcvH gene encoding glycine cleavage system protein GcvH, coding for MSRDPSKLLYAETHEWVDLVTDADQSIATIGISAFAIEQLNDLVYMDLPEVGKSLTAGDEFGEVESVKAVSPLYSPIDGEVVEVHTELPDSLEKLNDDPYNFGWIIKVKVGGDTGRDKLMDHATYEKQCGEAG
- a CDS encoding lipoate--protein ligase family protein, yielding MIRPGRLIAFAAGDAAENMALDQALLESIDGGSEPTLRLYGWRSPTLSLGYFQSHLDRQTHVESAGVDCVRRASGGGAILHEHELTYSLAWPMTGMSAGANKQLYRQTHAALADAIADFGVRGAPFSMTGRNVVERVDGESESESETTGDPFLCFQRRTDDDLIVNGYKVLGSAQRKGRRAVLQHGSLLVRASRFAPQLPGIWDLGGTSESITELADAVAETISRHLKICWKLGSWSPVERERAEHWSAERFGTSAWLERR